The following DNA comes from Oreochromis niloticus isolate F11D_XX linkage group LG23, O_niloticus_UMD_NMBU, whole genome shotgun sequence.
TGTACTGATAGGACTGAATTTACTCAGCATTTATGGTGCATTCATTTTCCATCAGGATATTTCTTAATTGTAGCGCTACCAGCGCGTGCAGAAAAGTAGTAAAAAGTTAGAATAGATTTTGCATGTGGCCATACAGTCACAGGACAGTCACATAAGTGAAATATGTAGTTTTACAGGTGGGGAGCAATAACTGTGTGCCATACAAGCAAAAGTTACtaatagtaaacaaagaaaacacaatgaaagCAAGAATTCACATAAAATGACAGATATTTGGCTGAATTTGTTTCGTCTGCGGTATTGATAATTATTAGATTATTATAGTGTTATTTGCCTTAGATTAAAGGCCGTGATTGCAAATTTAATCGTTGGGATTGTACCTACTTTTTCTGAGCTTTCATGAACGACACAGAAGTGcaccctttattttttttttcctcatttttgaCTGTCAGGTAGCACTTCCGCTTCATTGTGTAACCGTCATGTTACCGGAGGTAATGTGTGTAACTCCCATATAGACATCATCAGTATGCCTATGTGTTTTCTGACAGGCTGGTTACTGACTCACAGTTACATTATCAAATTCCAACCGAGAGGTCTTTAACTGTTTCTCAGCCTGACAGAAAGTGCCACAGGACAAAGAAAACCTACTACCACCCCGCCTACTCGTCCAGGAAGCGGATGTTGTTGACGTTTTCATCGTAATAGCATCCGGTTTTTTGACGGCAGCTAGCTTGGGGAAACACAGCCGTACGGCGAAATTATCAACTTAATAGCAAAAAACACGGAGAAGATACCCGGGAAAGGCCCGCCGTTCAGCGATGGAGAGGTGTTTTTTCGACCCATCTCGTATTCCCGGGTCGCCTGTTGTCACCTGCCCGGCTAGTTAGCACCGCTCAGCTAATTAGAGACCGACAAGTGCTCGGCTTCTTCTAAGTAGCAGACGAAAGAGAGCTGTCAAGAGGAGGAAATCATTAACTCGCATGTAGGAAGCTTTTCTTCTAACAGGCCAGGTGATAGCGGGAGGTGTTGCCTAGACTCTTGGTTTAATTTGCACCAGGCTGTTTGAGGACAAGAGTTATAAATACAGATAAGGCATGGACTGTTAACTCGGAACATTTTGGTTTGGCTCACATTGAGTTATAAAGATCACCGGGAACCGTTATAACGTAAAAAAGAGAAGCTTTCCCAACACTTTCCACTGGTGTGTGAGGCAAAAAACATCTGGAAAACAGCGGTTTGGTTTCCAGCTGGATTGGTTTGGCTCGGCAGGGTTTCGTCTTAATGGAGTTTTAAATGTAACGTCAGGGTTTTGCATGACAACGTGTCACACATCCTGTGTAGAATCAGCCCAGGTGAGAACCTGGGAACGTAAACAGGTGTGACACGTACAGGGACCTGCTCCCAAGAGGTGGCGCATATTTCCACTACAACCAGTCGCTGGCACATACTGTCAGCTAGGCTTAAATATCTGGTTACTTGAACTCATTCCTGCTGGGATATTTTACCCGTAGTTTCAGCTGTGGACGCACATTTTACCCAGCCACTCTTTGGGTTCTACACCGATAGAGTGTAAGTAGCCAAAACTGACTCTTCGTGCTATTTTTGAGCATTGCTCATTAGACATTACCTCACAGggaaagctaaaaaaaagaatgattGGGATGGAATAAGTTAGTTTTAGCAGTGTAAGCTGTTCTGGGTGGTCTCATTAGATTAGATAGTGTACTTTAGGTTTGTATGCATTTAGCTGTAATCTTCCCAGCACGCCACAATGCCGCCAGTACTGTTCTTGTTGATACTGTTGGGAGCATTATGCAGCCCCGGACAGGCCATGTCCCGGGAGGAGAAGCAGAAATTGAAGTAAGTTGAAGAAAAAACACTCATGCTTTTTCTCATCTGAGCAGATGTTATACCTGCTGActtctttctgtttgtctgcTTTTGTTTAAGGAACCAAGTGGTTGAGATGTTTGACCATGCATATCAGAACTATATGGTGAGTAAACAGAAGAGCTAAGAGAAGTTCATTATgtgagcattttttttatttgttcaaaTCTGCGAACACACGGTCCGGTCGACAGCATCAGCACTTTGTctaaagtgtgtttgtgtgtttcccaGGACCATGCGTACCCAGCAGATGAGCTGATGCCTCTAACGTGCAGAGGACGAGTCCGTGGGCTCGAGCCCAGCCGTGGAGACATAGATGATGCACTTGGCAAGTGAGTACCAGGCTGCCTTTGTTATGGCCACAGCAGTCCGAGTTGCTTTATTTACTTTACTGCTTTGGAGCTCGTCAGGAggttttgtctgtttgtgtcaCTCTTGATAAACTGTTACGATTTCCCCCTCAAAGGTTTTCGCTGACCCTCATCGATACTCTGGACACTTTGGTGGTGAGTACGCTTTGTTTGCTCctgatgtttatttgtttaatgaaaaataataaacgAATAAGAATCACATGCTGTGTAGAACAGATGATTCCATATGCTGTTTTGCTTAACATTTAAATCTGTGCAATGTGTCTGGAGTCcttaatattaaatataaatttccTGTTAGGTATTTCTgggattatttttctttccagtGCATTTCATTTGATATTTAAACTATGTGTAATAGAGCCCAGTTTCACAGTCATCCGTTTCTGgcttgcagcttttaaataagACGACAGAGTTTGAAGACGCAGTGAGGCGAGTCCTGTCAGACGTGCGGCTGGACAACGACATCGTCGTGTCCGTCTTTGAGACCAACATTCGAGTCCTCGGGTGAGATTGGATTAAATTGTCTTCAGATAGTTAAAGTCAACAAATACAACCCCGTGCACTGTCccacattttaaaatgatagGATTGTGTTGTACTAAATTCACTGTATGTGGatgttgtgtgtgcgtgcgtctgATCAGAGGTCTGCTGGGAGGACACTCCATGGCCGTGATGTTGAAAGAAGGAGGTCAGCACATGCAGTGGTACCAGGATGAGCTCCTACACATGGCTAAAGACCTGGGGCTCCGACTGCTGCCGGCATTCAACACCAGCAGTGGCCTGCCTTATCCCAGGGTAAGACAGAAACACTCGGGCAGAATTACAGAATGTATGTAAGCTGATGTAGGCTTGTGGGAGGTTATTTTGTTATATACTAAGATACAGCTTTCTTTCTCCTATGCCTACTTTATCCTTGACCCCTGCAAGTCATAGAAGTGCAGGTATGCAGGGTCTCCCTAATTGAGGCAGTGTCCTGCTCCCTGCCTCTGGGCAAAAGCCAACTCTAGCAGTGTGActtcttttattaaatgcaCTAAATGTCCACAGCAGGCTTCCAAATGGTTTTCTTAAAAGGGGTATTATTGATGTTCTGCAGCTTGGAGGATAGCAGCAGCTCGCTTGTTGTTCAGTAAGAAGAGTGCAGGTCATATGTGACGCAGTCATAGAGTCGATCCACGTCTGTGCgatgaaaaaaaatagaagactTACAGAATCTTTAGTAAAGATGATTTGTTTTATGTCTAttacaaaagaaatgtttgagtTTATTCACATACTGCAAACAGTTACCTGCGTTTGCTCGGGGCATTCTGTCACTTCACGGCTTCATGTTTCCATTTTCTGCTTCACTGCTCCGCTCGCAGCTGTCACCGCTTCCTGATGCAGACGTTCTCTTGGCTGacttgttttcatgcaaatcCTCTCGCAAGATCAAACGCGTCTCTCAAAGCAGAgttataatgtttttcttttcctttccgaTTGACAGGTGAACCTGAAACATGGTGTCAGGGGGCCCGAGACGAGGACGGGCACAGAAACGGACACCTGCACAGCGTGCGCAGGAACCATCATCCTGGAGTTTGCCGCTTTAAGCCGTTTCACTGGGGACCCTGTGTTTGAGGTAACGCGTGGCTGTCGTATGATCACGTGGTGCAGCGGGGACATTAGCACTCAGCAAAGCATTATGAGCAGCGCATTTCAGCAGTAATTTAAAATGCACATCTTTTTCCATCCATCCGTTTTCTTCTGCTGATCCAGTTCAGATTGAGCTCTTAGTCTTTTAAACATTTGCAATCACTTACACACCACATGTCTCTGTTTTAGTTGTATCGTGTCACTGTTTCTGCGCCTTGAGGCACTTCATGGCTGTCTAAGAGCTCTTTTTGTGTCCCGAGCAGCCACACCCAACACacagtttaagtttcatttgAGATCAGTTTGCAAATCCTTGGCTTCATGAAACCATCCTGTTATGTAATGATatgtaaatattataatgcCACGTAGTGTCTCATGTTTACAGGTGAGATGTcgttctgttttttcttgtttaacatgtattttttaaacagtgcTCATATCTTAAATTAACAATGATACATCATAACTGCCTGtgttccccccccccccgcctgGGGCTGAACATATTTAGGGTAACTGAGTAAACTCAGCTCTGTCACCTCTTtttgaaaacaacaacatcttcCCAGTTCCCTTTTTGCTGTTACACAAGTGCATGCAGACTTGAAAACTGCTGCTTGTCATCATTTCTGTTCATTTCTGCGCTGATGTTAATCAGGAAGCACCTGATGGTGTTTCTGTTTCATTAGTTTGCCCTGCAGATTTTTGACCTCACATAAAGTCAAATCATTTTAAAGCCGAGTCTCGTTTCCTTGAACTATTCCAGTAAGCACAACGCCATGTTGTCATTCAGCTAAATATGTCTTTATTTATCCTCTGCACATgtcaatttccttttttaaaaagccgCTCGTGGAAATATAATAAAACGAGTCACATCAGGAAATATATGctctggttttttttgttttttttaaatcagcgtTTTATTCTGATTACAGGTATTTTTCTTTGGCTTTCTCTGTGCTCTACACTGTTTCAGTTCCTGGCAGCAGTAAACTGCTGAATAAGCACAGAGTCAGTTTCTGTAATCCTTCAAAGAGTGCAGACCTGCTGCAGATTGATTTTTCCTGGTTAATCGATAAAGCACCCTTCCCCTCTAACAGGCCCATGCCCGGAGAGCTTTGGACTTTCTTTGGGAGAAGAGGCAGAGAAACAGCAATCTGGTGGGAACCACGATCAACATCCACTCTGGAGAGTGGGTCCGAAGAGGTGAGAGAGCAGGTATAGGGAGGACTTGTGActgaggaagagagagaaagactggGGCAGTGTTTGTTATTGAAGGAAGGAAATAGGAAAAGTGATTTGAAGTACGGTAGGATCTTGTGGGTAAACTAGAACTGTTATGTGTCCTCTGACTCCTCTCGTCTTATAAAGTGATGATTTTGTGTGTTCCAGACAGCGGAGTCGGAGCAGGAATTGATTCGTATTATGAATACCTGCTAAAGGCCTACGTCCTCTTGGGAGACGACCTGTTTCTGGAGCGGTTCAATATtgtaagcacacacacacagacgctttGCTGGAGTAATCTGATGCTTCACTGTGTGAATAATAGCATTTGTCACAATGGCATCTCCCTCATGAAGCAGCGTTACAGATTTAAGGTTGCTCGCTTGAGCCGAGTCCTTGATCACAAAGGTCGCTGTTCATGTGACGCTCGCAGAACAGTTTGTTACCCAAGAAGAATAGTTTGAACTTTTTTATGCATGACAGATTTCTGTATTTATCCTTTCTCTTCTCACTGACGGGACtggaaacatacacacacctgccAAGTCGCACCAAACCGGGTCACAGTTTACAGTTAATaagtaataaaacaaaatgtagtCTGTTCTGTTTATCTTAACGGTTGTATCTTCTTTGCGTGTCCCATTTAGCACTACGCATCTATCATGAAGTACATTAGCCAGCCTCCTCTGCTGCTGGACGTCCACATCCACAAACCTCTGCTTCCTGCTCGCACCTGGATGGACTCTCTGCTGGCCTTCTTCCCAGGGCTGCAGGTCAGATTAGATCATGTGAACTCGAACGTTTTGCTGGTCGTTAAGCATTTCAGGAACACGACTAACATTTCCTATGTCCCAGGTGCTGAAGGGAGATATCCGCCCTGCCATCGAGACTCATGAGATGTTGTACCAAGTTaccaaaaaacacaacttcCTGCCAGAGGTAGTCTATCTGCTCAGTGAAATTTAACCATTCGGTCAGATAACCTCATATGACTTGTGCTGCCAACTAAAACAGTTTGAAACGCACAAGCTTGCACTTATTACTACACCGCTGCATTTTcccttcatctgtctgttctATTTATGCTGCTTAGCACGAGTGCGCTGACCCCTTTGTCCTTCTCCGGTTGTCCTCAGGCCTTCACTACTGATTTCAGGGTACACTGGGCCCAACATCCCCTGAGGCCTGAATTTGCAGAGAGCACCTATTTCCTTTACAAGGTAATTTATCAAGTAGTTTGACATAATGCAGGCATTCTCATTTCACAGTGCGGGTTTAATAACATGCAGTAGTTTATGCTAAGCCTGCTTCTTCTACTATGTTTCTGACATATCTCAAGGTGCATGAGAGTTTATCTAGTTTGTCAGAAATGCTGGAATAATTAAGCACCCTTCAACATACAGATCACTGATATGTGTTTATAGATATGTAGTCTCATTAAAATTCACTGATGTGCTGTCCTTGTGTGGTGATCGCACGCCTGCCCTCTCGTTCTGCCAGGCCACAGGAGACCCTTACTACCTGGAGGCAGGTCGCACCATTATGGACAACCTCAATCGCTTTGCTCGTGTTCCCTGCGGCTTCGCAGCAATGAAGGATGTACGGACTGGCAGCCACGAGGATCGGTGGGAACGATAGGCTCCTTATTTGAGTGACGATTGTGAAACCAGGCACTGTGTTTAGATATGCTTACACCACATTAGATTTGCATACAGGAGATAATGCAAggggaaaacaaaatgttatCACAGTCGATGGTATGCCATCATTTAATCTTTGGATGGGGATTGTGGTGAAAGCATTTTATAAACTACACTGGGAGGAGATACAAATCTGGGGAGGGTGTCCCCGGTTGCCgaatcaaacatgtggatccATGTCGCTGCGCAGTAAGGAGACTTCTTTGCAGTTCCCAGAAATTAAAGAATTTATGTGGTCGTTTTTTTCAGAATGGACTCGTTCTTCCTCGCTGAGATGTTTAAGTACCTGTTCCTGCTGTTTGCTGAACCGGACGACATACCGTTTGACGTGGAGGACTACGTTTTCACAACCGAGGCACACCTGCTGCCCCTGTCTCTCTCCATGGCCCCTCACTCCTCACCTGCTCCCTCAAATCGAACGGTGACGAAAACCATTCCTCTGTAACAAAACTTTTAGAAAGTGATGAAACCATGGACACCTTTTGATTTAAATGTCTGGTTCCTGATGTTTCAGTCAGAGGAGGAGCTGGACGACTCAAACTTTGACTGGACTTGCCCCAATACGCACCTCCTGTTTCCTGACCCTGCCTTCCCTCGCATCCTGAGAGAACCGATCCGTAGCGCCGTTGATAAGAGCTGCCCGCGCCCCGCCCCTTACAGGTATGCACGCTAAACAGGTTAAACCTGGCTGCGAGTAATGATCTGTTATCTATAATCGCTCACCTCTTCTGTCTTTCATTTTCACTGCTTCTTCCCATGCCTTCTGTCAGGGAACCTGGTATGGGCCGTCCTCCCCTCAGGGCTCAGGACTTCATGGCAAACAACCCTGAACATCTGGAGCTGCTGAGGAGGATGGGAGTCAGTCTCATCCACCTAAAGGATGGCAGGGTGCAGCTGGTCCAGCATGCTACACAGGTCAACACCACGC
Coding sequences within:
- the edem3 gene encoding ER degradation-enhancing alpha-mannosidase-like protein 3 isoform X2, with translation MPPVLFLLILLGALCSPGQAMSREEKQKLKNQVVEMFDHAYQNYMDHAYPADELMPLTCRGRVRGLEPSRGDIDDALGKFSLTLIDTLDTLVLLNKTTEFEDAVRRVLSDVRLDNDIVVSVFETNIRVLGGLLGGHSMAVMLKEGGQHMQWYQDELLHMAKDLGLRLLPAFNTSSGLPYPRVNLKHGVRGPETRTGTETDTCTACAGTIILEFAALSRFTGDPVFEAHARRALDFLWEKRQRNSNLVGTTINIHSGEWVRRDSGVGAGIDSYYEYLLKAYVLLGDDLFLERFNIHYASIMKYISQPPLLLDVHIHKPLLPARTWMDSLLAFFPGLQVLKGDIRPAIETHEMLYQVTKKHNFLPEAFTTDFRVHWAQHPLRPEFAESTYFLYKATGDPYYLEAGRTIMDNLNRFARVPCGFAAMKDVRTGSHEDRMDSFFLAEMFKYLFLLFAEPDDIPFDVEDYVFTTEAHLLPLSLSMAPHSSPAPSNRTSEEELDDSNFDWTCPNTHLLFPDPAFPRILREPIRSAVDKSCPRPAPYREPGMGRPPLRAQDFMANNPEHLELLRRMGVSLIHLKDGRVQLVQHATQAVSAVAAEDGVRFMQEMMELSSQQQKEQLPPRAIQIVSHPFFGRVVLTAGPAQFGTDLSKSSTGVRGFVTVAEPYSGCSEIANAEYIQGHIALLQRGQCMFAEKARHIQKAGAIGGIVIDDNEGSSSDTAPLFQMAGDGRSTDDVTLPLLFLFHKEGNILLEALKEYREVEVLLSDKARDRGGDVQETEEDCLTEATTPTSHEPIGQSQMSTLELGDSAPEEVSPVDEDTSPAEEVGAPKEEASPAEAEPAAAQPQEGRDSEKPEEDTDSSSQSVDELLADWQEDLEAFKQMEKDEL
- the edem3 gene encoding ER degradation-enhancing alpha-mannosidase-like protein 3 isoform X1, producing MPPVLFLLILLGALCSPGQAMSREEKQKLKNQVVEMFDHAYQNYMDHAYPADELMPLTCRGRVRGLEPSRGDIDDALGKFSLTLIDTLDTLVLLNKTTEFEDAVRRVLSDVRLDNDIVVSVFETNIRVLGGLLGGHSMAVMLKEGGQHMQWYQDELLHMAKDLGLRLLPAFNTSSGLPYPRVNLKHGVRGPETRTGTETDTCTACAGTIILEFAALSRFTGDPVFEAHARRALDFLWEKRQRNSNLVGTTINIHSGEWVRRDSGVGAGIDSYYEYLLKAYVLLGDDLFLERFNIHYASIMKYISQPPLLLDVHIHKPLLPARTWMDSLLAFFPGLQVLKGDIRPAIETHEMLYQVTKKHNFLPEAFTTDFRVHWAQHPLRPEFAESTYFLYKATGDPYYLEAGRTIMDNLNRFARVPCGFAAMKDVRTGSHEDRMDSFFLAEMFKYLFLLFAEPDDIPFDVEDYVFTTEAHLLPLSLSMAPHSSPAPSNRTSEEELDDSNFDWTCPNTHLLFPDPAFPRILREPIRSAVDKSCPRPAPYREPGMGRPPLRAQDFMANNPEHLELLRRMGVSLIHLKDGRVQLVQHATQAVSAVAAEDGVRFMQEMMELSSQQQKEQLPPRAIQIVSHPFFGRVVLTAGPAQFGTDLSKSSTGVRGFVTVAEPYSGCSEIANAEYIQGHIALLQRGQCMFAEKARHIQKAGAIGGIVIDDNEGSSSDTAPLFQMAGDGRSTDDVTLPLLFLFHKEGNILLEALKEYREVEVLLSDKARDRAAIFKGKPLPGSLIEGSGDVQETEEDCLTEATTPTSHEPIGQSQMSTLELGDSAPEEVSPVDEDTSPAEEVGAPKEEASPAEAEPAAAQPQEGRDSEKPEEDTDSSSQSVDELLADWQEDLEAFKQMEKDEL